A genomic stretch from Pseudomonas sp. MUP55 includes:
- a CDS encoding transposase, whose protein sequence is MGFRIVTAEEKAEAIRLVVELNYSVPKACEQTGVGPTALRRWVSRWRKEQVGAAQTTRPQDQDLIDSLQARLALLEAENDVLKKQLPSHLKVLFGRRK, encoded by the coding sequence ATGGGATTTCGGATCGTTACAGCCGAAGAAAAAGCCGAAGCGATTCGTCTGGTCGTTGAGTTGAACTACTCAGTGCCTAAGGCGTGCGAGCAAACGGGGGTGGGGCCGACGGCGCTGCGACGCTGGGTTTCGCGATGGCGCAAGGAGCAGGTAGGAGCAGCGCAAACGACGCGTCCTCAGGATCAGGATCTGATTGATTCGCTGCAGGCCAGGTTGGCGTTGCTGGAAGCCGAGAACGATGTCCTAAAAAAGCAGTTGCCCTCTCATCTAAAGGTGCTGTTTGGCCGAAGAAAATGA
- a CDS encoding glutamate/aspartate ABC transporter substrate-binding protein, producing the protein MRIVPQILGAAIAAALISTPVFAAELTGTLKKINDSGTITLAHRDSSIPFSYIADGSGKPVGYSHDIQLAIVEALKKDLNKPDLKAKYNLVTSQTRIPLIQNGTADLECGSTTNNAERAQQVDFTVNIFEIGTRLLVKKDKDGKPSYADFADLKGKNVVTTAGTTSERIIKAMNADKQMGMNVISAKDHGESFQMLESGRAVAFMMDDALLAGEEAKAKKPDDWVITGTPQSFEAYACMVRKGDPDFKKAVDDAIVGLYKSGEINKIYSKWFESPIPPKGLNLNFPMSDKVKELIANPSDKPAPDVKI; encoded by the coding sequence ATGCGCATCGTTCCCCAAATCCTGGGCGCAGCTATCGCTGCTGCTCTGATCAGCACTCCAGTTTTCGCCGCCGAACTCACCGGCACGCTGAAGAAAATCAACGACTCCGGCACCATCACTCTCGCGCACCGCGACAGCTCCATTCCGTTTTCCTACATTGCGGATGGCTCGGGCAAGCCAGTGGGCTACTCCCACGACATTCAACTGGCCATCGTTGAAGCCCTGAAAAAAGACCTGAACAAGCCTGACCTGAAGGCCAAGTACAACCTGGTGACTTCGCAGACCCGTATCCCGCTGATCCAGAACGGCACCGCGGACCTTGAATGCGGCTCCACCACCAACAACGCCGAGCGCGCCCAGCAGGTTGACTTCACCGTCAACATCTTCGAAATCGGCACTCGTCTGCTGGTCAAGAAAGACAAGGATGGCAAGCCTTCCTACGCTGACTTCGCCGACCTCAAAGGCAAGAACGTCGTGACCACCGCTGGCACCACGTCCGAGCGCATCATCAAGGCGATGAACGCCGACAAGCAGATGGGCATGAACGTCATCTCCGCCAAGGACCACGGCGAATCCTTCCAGATGCTCGAAAGCGGCCGTGCCGTTGCGTTCATGATGGACGACGCCCTGCTGGCCGGCGAAGAAGCCAAGGCCAAGAAGCCGGATGACTGGGTCATCACCGGTACTCCACAGTCCTTCGAAGCCTACGCGTGCATGGTGCGTAAAGGCGACCCTGACTTCAAGAAAGCGGTAGATGACGCCATCGTCGGCCTGTACAAATCCGGCGAGATCAACAAGATCTACAGCAAGTGGTTCGAAAGCCCGATTCCACCTAAAGGCCTGAACCTGAACTTCCCGATGAGTGACAAGGTTAAAGAGCTGATCGCCAACCCAAGCGACAAACCAGCGCCTGACGTAAAAATCTGA
- a CDS encoding transposase, giving the protein MFSYPAGIDVSKDSLEARVNQVDVGVNCANAEEDFPGLIGWLLLHQVGRVVLEATGGYERKVMKALQAAGLDVICINPHRAKSFSRAMGKQAKTDPIDAKSLAHYAAVLDSPSARVTSPEHDKLRALVQQREHFVQQRDDDRRRLKTASCDAVKPALQNHIDYLTMAVEAIDQLIRQSANELDSEKVARLCSVKGIGLVTATSLMAYLPELGEIGGRPIAALAGLAPYNNDSGRHKGARHISGGRFSARRSLYMACWVVIRDQPEFGTRYKALRDKGKCAKVALIACMRVLLVRLNAMLRDRTEWKERTD; this is encoded by the coding sequence ATGTTTTCCTATCCAGCAGGTATTGATGTTTCCAAGGACAGCCTTGAGGCTCGAGTTAATCAGGTTGACGTTGGGGTAAATTGCGCTAACGCCGAAGAAGATTTCCCTGGGTTGATTGGGTGGCTATTGCTTCACCAGGTTGGTCGCGTGGTATTGGAGGCTACTGGCGGTTATGAGCGCAAAGTCATGAAGGCGCTTCAGGCTGCGGGCCTTGATGTCATCTGCATCAATCCGCACCGAGCCAAGAGTTTTTCCAGGGCGATGGGCAAACAAGCCAAAACCGACCCGATAGACGCAAAGTCTCTTGCGCACTATGCAGCTGTTCTAGACTCGCCAAGCGCCCGAGTTACAAGCCCGGAGCACGATAAGCTGCGCGCGTTGGTCCAGCAGCGGGAGCATTTTGTTCAGCAAAGAGATGACGACAGACGACGCCTGAAAACAGCTTCCTGCGATGCGGTAAAGCCTGCATTACAGAACCATATCGACTATTTGACCATGGCAGTGGAGGCGATAGATCAACTGATTCGTCAAAGTGCGAACGAGTTAGATAGCGAAAAGGTGGCTCGACTGTGTTCAGTCAAAGGAATCGGGCTGGTTACTGCCACCAGTCTTATGGCTTACCTGCCTGAGCTGGGAGAGATTGGAGGACGCCCTATCGCGGCACTAGCGGGCCTCGCTCCGTACAACAACGACAGCGGAAGGCATAAAGGTGCACGCCATATTAGTGGCGGAAGGTTTTCAGCCCGTCGCTCACTTTACATGGCCTGTTGGGTGGTTATCCGTGACCAGCCAGAATTCGGGACTCGATATAAGGCGCTACGTGATAAAGGGAAATGCGCCAAAGTCGCGTTGATCGCCTGTATGCGCGTTTTGTTGGTACGTCTGAACGCGATGCTGCGTGACCGCACTGAATGGAAAGAGCGCACCGATTAG
- a CDS encoding amino acid ABC transporter permease, with the protein MDFDFSGIIPAIPGLWNGMVMTLQLMVMGVVGGIILGTILALMRLSSSKLLSRVAGAYVNYFRSIPLLLVITWFYLAVPFVLRWITGEDTPIGAFTSCVVAFMMFEAAYFCEIVRAGVQSIPKGQMAAAQAMGMTYGQTMRLIILPQAFRKMTPLLLQQSIILFQDTSLVYTVGLVDFLNSARSNGDIIGRSNEFLIFAGVVYFIISFSASLLVKRLQKRFAV; encoded by the coding sequence ATGGACTTCGATTTCAGCGGTATCATCCCCGCGATCCCGGGCCTGTGGAACGGCATGGTCATGACCTTGCAGTTGATGGTCATGGGCGTGGTCGGCGGCATCATCCTGGGTACGATCCTCGCCCTAATGCGCCTGTCGTCCAGCAAGCTGCTGTCCCGTGTGGCCGGCGCCTATGTGAACTACTTCCGCTCGATCCCGCTGCTGCTGGTCATCACCTGGTTCTACCTGGCGGTGCCGTTCGTGCTGCGCTGGATTACCGGCGAAGACACACCGATCGGCGCGTTCACCTCGTGCGTCGTGGCGTTCATGATGTTCGAAGCGGCGTACTTCTGCGAAATCGTGCGGGCCGGCGTGCAGTCGATCCCCAAGGGTCAGATGGCCGCCGCCCAGGCGATGGGCATGACCTACGGCCAGACCATGCGCCTGATCATCCTGCCCCAGGCGTTCCGCAAGATGACCCCGCTGCTGCTGCAGCAGAGCATCATTCTGTTCCAGGACACTTCGCTGGTCTATACCGTGGGCCTGGTGGACTTCCTCAACTCCGCCCGCTCCAACGGCGACATCATCGGCCGCTCCAATGAGTTCCTGATCTTCGCCGGTGTCGTCTACTTCATCATCAGCTTTTCCGCCTCGCTGCTGGTCAAGCGTCTGCAAAAAAGGTTTGCCGTATGA
- a CDS encoding IS3 family transposase, with protein sequence MIEGATKKLSVRRLCRLLGVPRSSYYAMRQPKPERRIEPQLEKRIRLLHREHRGALGSRGFTKALKTQGVVVGRHRMRSLMKSLGLVRRRAQYAHYRRATKVSNIAPNVLERRFNPEQPNTFWAGDITYIRVGGSWLYLAIVMDLFSRRIVGWAFSRTADTELSLQALRLAVGLRRPSSELVFHSDQGCQYTAERFVSYLAEKQIVQSMSRRGNCWDNAVVERYFRSQKHDWSPENGYSTHFEAERDVMDFIAHYNHRRCYSASNNLPPAIFEKLAA encoded by the coding sequence ATGATTGAGGGCGCCACAAAAAAGCTGTCGGTGCGACGTCTATGCCGCTTGCTGGGCGTGCCTCGCAGCAGCTATTACGCGATGCGCCAGCCCAAACCTGAGCGCAGAATTGAGCCCCAACTGGAAAAGAGAATCCGGCTTTTACACCGAGAGCATCGCGGAGCGCTGGGCAGCCGTGGGTTTACAAAAGCCCTGAAAACACAGGGCGTAGTGGTCGGGCGCCATCGTATGCGCAGCTTGATGAAGAGTTTGGGCCTGGTGAGACGTCGGGCCCAGTATGCGCACTATCGGCGAGCCACCAAAGTGTCCAACATCGCGCCCAATGTACTGGAGCGACGCTTTAATCCGGAACAACCCAACACGTTCTGGGCGGGAGATATTACCTATATCCGTGTCGGTGGCAGTTGGTTGTATCTAGCCATTGTGATGGATCTTTTTTCGCGCAGAATCGTTGGTTGGGCATTTTCAAGGACGGCTGATACCGAGCTTTCATTGCAGGCTTTACGACTTGCTGTGGGACTGCGTCGACCTTCCTCCGAGCTGGTGTTTCACTCGGACCAGGGATGCCAATACACAGCTGAGCGCTTCGTCAGCTACTTGGCTGAAAAGCAGATCGTGCAGAGCATGAGTCGGCGCGGGAACTGTTGGGACAATGCGGTTGTGGAGCGCTATTTCAGATCGCAAAAACACGATTGGTCACCTGAAAATGGTTACTCAACTCACTTCGAAGCAGAGCGGGATGTGATGGACTTCATTGCTCATTACAACCATCGACGCTGTTACTCTGCCTCGAACAACCTGCCGCCAGCCATTTTTGAAAAGCTGGCGGCCTAA
- a CDS encoding sigma-54 dependent transcriptional regulator, whose amino-acid sequence MNIEPQDLTVLIVEDDPHVLLGCQQALALEDIHSVGVGSAEEALTHIGENFAGIVISDIRLPGIDGLALLTRLKALDKSLPVVLITGHGDISMAVGAMRNGAYDFMEKPFSPERLVDVARRALEQRALAREVWSLRRQLAERDSLEGRIIGRSPAMQNLRELIANVADTSANVLIEGETGTGKELVARCLHDFSRRHAHQFVALNCGGLPENLFESEIFGHEANAFTGAGKRRIGKIEHAHEGTLFLDEVESMPINLQIKLLRVLQERTLERLGSNQSVAVDCRVIAATKSDLDELSRASQFRSDLYYRLNVVTLELPPLRERREDILQLFEHFLQQSSLRFDRTAPELDNQTLSSLMSHDWPGNVRELRNVAERFALGLPAFKKTGTGGSNHGLAFTEAVEAFERNLLVDALQRSGGNLTQASQELGMAKTTLFDKVKKYGLSH is encoded by the coding sequence ATGAATATTGAACCCCAAGACCTCACCGTCCTGATCGTCGAGGATGACCCCCATGTACTGCTGGGTTGCCAGCAGGCATTGGCGCTGGAAGACATTCACAGCGTTGGCGTGGGCAGTGCCGAAGAAGCGTTGACGCACATCGGCGAAAATTTCGCCGGCATTGTCATCAGCGACATCCGCCTGCCAGGCATCGATGGCCTGGCGTTGCTCACCCGTCTCAAGGCGCTGGATAAAAGCCTGCCGGTGGTGCTGATCACCGGGCATGGCGACATTTCCATGGCCGTCGGCGCGATGCGCAACGGCGCCTACGACTTCATGGAAAAACCCTTCTCCCCCGAGCGCCTGGTGGACGTGGCCCGTCGCGCCCTTGAACAGCGCGCTCTGGCGCGGGAAGTCTGGTCGTTGCGGCGCCAGCTGGCCGAGCGCGATTCGTTGGAGGGCCGCATCATCGGTCGCTCGCCGGCGATGCAAAACCTGCGCGAATTGATCGCCAATGTCGCCGATACCTCGGCCAACGTGCTGATCGAAGGCGAAACCGGCACTGGCAAGGAGCTGGTCGCCCGTTGCCTGCATGATTTCAGCCGGCGCCACGCCCACCAGTTCGTCGCGCTGAACTGCGGTGGGCTGCCGGAAAACCTGTTCGAAAGCGAGATCTTCGGCCACGAAGCCAACGCGTTTACCGGCGCCGGCAAGCGCCGCATCGGCAAGATCGAGCATGCCCATGAGGGCACGCTGTTTCTCGATGAAGTGGAAAGCATGCCGATCAACCTGCAGATCAAGCTGCTGCGGGTCCTGCAGGAACGCACCCTCGAACGCCTGGGTTCGAACCAGAGCGTGGCCGTGGATTGCCGGGTGATTGCCGCCACCAAGTCTGACCTTGACGAACTGAGCCGCGCCAGCCAGTTCCGCAGCGACCTGTACTACCGCCTCAATGTGGTCACCCTTGAACTACCGCCCCTGCGCGAACGCCGTGAAGATATCCTGCAGTTGTTCGAGCACTTCCTACAGCAATCCTCGCTGCGTTTTGATCGCACCGCGCCGGAGCTGGACAACCAGACCCTGTCGAGCCTGATGAGCCACGACTGGCCGGGCAATGTGCGCGAACTGCGCAACGTCGCCGAACGCTTCGCACTGGGCCTGCCCGCCTTCAAGAAAACCGGCACGGGCGGCAGCAACCATGGCCTGGCCTTTACCGAGGCGGTAGAAGCCTTCGAGCGCAACCTGCTCGTAGATGCCCTGCAACGCAGCGGAGGTAACCTCACCCAGGCCAGCCAGGAACTGGGAATGGCCAAGACCACGCTGTTCGACAAGGTCAAGAAATACGGGTTGAGTCACTGA
- a CDS encoding sensor histidine kinase, giving the protein MKCDPNPYRAAPPSLAVKPRLIRQLFLPPLIIALMIGLGYIGFWVSDYYGIRTLSDNGERQLELHARTVESELSKYTYLPSLLELETSVSALLADPNQETRKTVNDYLEGLNRRSRSRAIYVMDTTGRVLATSNWRDADSYQGEDLSFRAYFQNAVRGQPGRFYGIGSTNGEPGYYLAHGLEEHGKIIGVAVVKVRLEALEERWQRARLEAFVSDENGIIILSSDPARRLKAVRPLSDDTKDRLAHSLQYYWATLNALEPLARERLNEGSEKLTFPANSEVVSDTQEVSYLAQTRPLNDTPWNFTLLTPLNELRRAAINQGILVAVAFGLVAFLLIAWNERRKVIATRLAAREALQEANSQLERRIAERTADLRASNERLKGQIRERRQAEETLRHAQDELVQAGKLAAIGQMSTSIAHELNQPLAALRTLSGNTVRFLERGALDTASTNLKTINELIDRMGRITASLRSFARRGDDQGEANLAKAVDAAFQVLGARLDSLPLTVHREFSPAQLQIDQTRLEQILVNLIGNALDAMQAQPAPQLWLEGQTAEGRYRLLVRDNGHGIDPEARKHLFEPFFTTKPGEQGLGLGLTLSASLAAATGGSLAVEHPASGGTAFVLNLPLAGAEKVEST; this is encoded by the coding sequence ATGAAATGCGACCCCAACCCCTATCGCGCTGCGCCGCCATCACTTGCCGTGAAGCCTCGCCTGATACGCCAACTGTTCCTGCCGCCGTTGATCATCGCCCTCATGATCGGCTTGGGTTATATCGGCTTCTGGGTCAGTGACTACTACGGCATTCGCACCCTCAGCGATAACGGCGAACGCCAGTTGGAGCTGCACGCCCGTACCGTCGAAAGCGAACTGAGCAAATACACCTACCTGCCCAGCCTGTTAGAACTGGAAACCAGCGTTTCCGCGCTCCTGGCCGACCCCAACCAGGAAACCCGCAAAACCGTCAACGATTACCTCGAAGGCTTGAACCGCCGCAGCCGCAGCCGGGCCATCTACGTGATGGACACCACCGGTCGGGTGCTGGCCACCAGTAACTGGCGCGACGCCGACAGTTACCAGGGTGAAGACCTCTCCTTTCGCGCCTATTTCCAGAACGCCGTACGCGGCCAGCCCGGTCGTTTCTACGGCATCGGCAGCACCAACGGCGAACCCGGCTACTACCTGGCCCACGGCCTGGAAGAGCACGGCAAAATCATCGGCGTCGCCGTGGTCAAGGTGCGCCTGGAAGCGCTTGAAGAGCGCTGGCAACGGGCGCGCCTGGAAGCCTTCGTCAGCGACGAAAACGGCATCATCATCCTTTCCAGTGACCCGGCCCGCCGCCTAAAGGCCGTGCGCCCCTTGAGCGATGACACCAAGGACCGGCTGGCACACAGCCTGCAATATTACTGGGCGACACTCAACGCCCTGGAGCCCCTGGCCCGCGAGCGCCTGAACGAAGGCAGCGAAAAGCTGACCTTCCCGGCCAACAGCGAAGTGGTCAGCGACACCCAGGAAGTCAGCTACCTGGCGCAGACCCGGCCATTAAATGACACACCCTGGAACTTCACCCTGCTCACCCCGCTCAACGAACTGCGCCGCGCCGCGATCAACCAGGGCATCCTGGTAGCCGTCGCGTTTGGCCTGGTGGCGTTTCTGCTGATCGCCTGGAACGAGCGGCGCAAGGTCATCGCCACCCGCCTCGCCGCGCGCGAAGCCCTGCAGGAAGCCAACAGCCAACTGGAACGACGGATTGCCGAACGCACCGCCGACCTGCGCGCCAGCAACGAACGCCTCAAAGGCCAGATCCGCGAACGGCGCCAGGCCGAAGAAACCCTGCGCCACGCCCAGGACGAACTGGTGCAGGCCGGCAAACTCGCGGCGATCGGCCAGATGTCCACCAGCATCGCCCACGAATTGAACCAGCCTCTGGCCGCGCTGCGCACCCTGTCCGGCAACACCGTGCGCTTCCTCGAGCGCGGCGCCCTGGACACCGCCAGCACCAACCTCAAGACCATCAACGAACTGATCGACCGCATGGGCCGCATCACCGCCAGCCTGCGCTCGTTCGCCCGGCGCGGTGACGACCAGGGCGAAGCGAACCTGGCAAAGGCCGTGGACGCGGCGTTCCAGGTGCTTGGCGCGCGCCTGGACAGCCTGCCCCTGACCGTGCACCGTGAATTCAGCCCTGCCCAATTGCAGATCGACCAGACGCGCCTGGAGCAGATCCTGGTCAACCTGATCGGCAACGCCCTGGATGCGATGCAGGCGCAGCCGGCGCCGCAGTTGTGGCTGGAAGGCCAGACGGCCGAAGGCAGATATCGCCTGCTGGTGCGCGACAATGGCCACGGCATCGACCCCGAGGCCCGCAAGCATCTGTTCGAACCTTTCTTTACCACCAAACCCGGCGAGCAAGGCCTGGGCCTGGGCCTGACCCTGTCTGCCAGCCTCGCCGCGGCCACCGGCGGCAGCCTGGCCGTGGAGCATCCGGCCAGTGGTGGTACCGCGTTTGTCCTGAACCTGCCGCTGGCGGGCGCTGAAAAAGTTGAGTCGACATGA
- a CDS encoding amino acid ABC transporter ATP-binding protein yields the protein MISIKNINKWYGDFQVLTDCSTEVKKGEVIVVCGPSGSGKSTLIKCVNALEPFQKGDVVVDGTSIADPKTNLPQLRSRVGMVFQHFELFPHLTITENLTIAQIKVLGRSKEEATQKGLQLLERVGLSAHAHKHPGQLSGGQQQRVAIARALAMDPIVMLFDEPTSALDPEMVNEVLDVMVQLAQEGMTMMCVTHEMGFARKVADRVIFMDAGKIIEDCPKEEFFGDISARSERAQHFLEKILQH from the coding sequence ATGATCTCTATCAAGAACATCAACAAGTGGTATGGCGACTTCCAGGTGCTGACCGACTGCAGCACCGAGGTCAAAAAAGGCGAAGTGATCGTGGTGTGCGGGCCTTCCGGCTCTGGCAAATCCACCCTGATCAAGTGTGTCAATGCGCTGGAACCGTTTCAGAAAGGCGACGTCGTGGTCGACGGCACCTCCATCGCCGACCCGAAGACCAACCTGCCGCAACTGCGCTCGCGCGTAGGCATGGTGTTCCAGCACTTCGAGCTGTTCCCGCACCTGACCATCACCGAAAACCTGACCATCGCGCAGATCAAGGTGCTCGGGCGCAGCAAGGAAGAAGCCACCCAGAAAGGCCTGCAACTGCTTGAGCGCGTAGGCCTGTCGGCACATGCCCACAAGCACCCTGGCCAACTGTCCGGTGGCCAGCAGCAACGTGTGGCCATTGCCCGCGCCCTGGCCATGGACCCGATCGTCATGCTGTTCGACGAACCGACCTCGGCGCTGGACCCGGAAATGGTCAACGAAGTGCTGGACGTGATGGTGCAACTGGCCCAGGAAGGCATGACCATGATGTGCGTGACCCACGAAATGGGCTTCGCCCGCAAAGTGGCCGACCGCGTGATCTTCATGGACGCCGGCAAGATCATCGAAGACTGCCCCAAAGAAGAGTTCTTCGGCGACATCAGCGCCCGCTCCGAACGCGCGCAGCACTTCCTTGAGAAAATCCTGCAGCACTAA
- the glpD gene encoding glycerol-3-phosphate dehydrogenase translates to MNPSTLPAPPLAEVYDVAVIGGGINGVGIAADAAGRGLSVFLCEKDDLASHTSSASSKLIHGGLRYLEHYEFRLVREALAEREVLLEKAPHIVKQMRFVLPHRPHLRPAWMIRAGLFLYDHLGKREKLAGSRSLKFGADSPLKSEITKGFEYSDCWVDDARLVVLNAMAAREKGAHIHTQTRCVSAHRSNGLWEMNMERADGSLFSIRARALVNAAGPWVAKFIKDDLKLDSPYGIRLIQGSHLIVPKLYEGAHAHILQNEDQRIVFTIPYLNHLTIIGTTDREYTGDPAKVAITEGETDYMLKVANAHFKKQLSRDDIVHTYSGVRPLCNDESDNPSAITRDYTLSLSGGTGEAPILSVFGGKLTTYRKLAESAMAQLAPYFTQMRPSWTAKASLPGGEDMTTPEALAEAIRSKFDWVPSEIARRWSTTYGSRTWRLLEGVQSLADLGEHLGGGLYTREVDYLCAQEWVTQPDDVLWRRTKLGLFTTPAEQDNLQRYLSKVEQNRSKIEAA, encoded by the coding sequence ATGAACCCTTCTACCTTGCCTGCTCCACCGCTTGCCGAAGTCTATGACGTTGCCGTTATCGGCGGCGGGATCAATGGCGTCGGCATTGCAGCAGACGCAGCCGGTCGCGGTTTGTCGGTATTCCTTTGCGAAAAGGACGACCTGGCCAGCCACACCTCTTCGGCCAGCAGCAAGCTGATCCACGGTGGCTTGCGCTACTTGGAGCACTACGAGTTCCGTCTGGTACGCGAAGCCCTGGCTGAGCGTGAAGTGCTGCTGGAGAAGGCCCCCCACATCGTCAAGCAGATGCGCTTCGTGCTGCCGCACCGCCCGCACCTGCGTCCGGCCTGGATGATCCGTGCCGGCCTGTTCCTGTATGACCACTTGGGCAAGCGCGAAAAACTCGCCGGTTCCAGAAGCCTGAAGTTCGGTGCCGACAGCCCGCTGAAAAGCGAAATCACCAAAGGCTTCGAATATTCCGATTGCTGGGTCGATGACGCCCGCCTCGTGGTACTCAACGCCATGGCCGCACGGGAGAAAGGTGCGCATATCCACACCCAGACCCGTTGCGTCAGCGCACACCGCAGCAACGGCCTGTGGGAAATGAACATGGAGCGCGCGGACGGCAGCCTGTTCTCGATCCGCGCTCGCGCATTGGTGAACGCCGCCGGCCCGTGGGTCGCCAAGTTCATCAAGGACGACCTGAAGCTGGATTCGCCGTACGGCATCCGCCTGATCCAGGGCAGCCACTTGATCGTCCCGAAACTCTACGAAGGTGCGCACGCGCACATTCTGCAGAACGAAGACCAGCGCATCGTCTTCACTATTCCGTACCTGAACCACTTGACCATCATCGGCACTACTGACCGCGAATACACCGGCGATCCGGCGAAAGTGGCGATCACCGAAGGTGAAACCGACTACATGCTCAAGGTGGCCAACGCGCACTTCAAGAAACAGCTGAGCCGTGACGACATCGTCCACACCTATTCGGGCGTGCGTCCGTTGTGCAATGACGAATCGGACAACCCGTCGGCCATTACCCGCGACTACACCCTGTCGCTGTCCGGCGGCACCGGCGAAGCGCCGATTCTGTCGGTGTTCGGCGGCAAGCTGACGACCTACCGCAAGCTCGCCGAATCGGCCATGGCGCAGCTGGCGCCGTACTTCACCCAGATGCGTCCAAGCTGGACCGCCAAGGCCAGCCTGCCCGGCGGCGAAGACATGACCACGCCAGAAGCCCTGGCCGAGGCCATCCGCAGCAAGTTCGACTGGGTGCCGAGCGAGATTGCCCGCCGCTGGTCCACCACCTACGGCAGCCGCACCTGGCGCCTGCTCGAAGGTGTGCAAAGCCTGGCGGACCTGGGTGAGCACCTGGGCGGTGGCCTTTACACCCGCGAAGTTGATTACCTGTGCGCGCAGGAATGGGTGACGCAGCCTGACGACGTGCTGTGGCGCCGCACCAAGCTCGGCCTGTTCACCACCCCGGCCGAACAGGACAACCTGCAACGCTACCTGTCCAAGGTTGAGCAGAACCGCAGCAAGATCGAAGCGGCCTGA
- a CDS encoding GlpM family protein encodes MDLFLKAALGAAVVLILAALAKTRNYYIAGLVPLFPTFALIAHYIVGKGRSVEDLKTTIVFGMWSIIPYFVYLATLYVMVDRMRLEASLAVAAVAWLMAATVLVSLWVRLHT; translated from the coding sequence ATGGATCTGTTCTTGAAAGCCGCCCTCGGCGCGGCAGTGGTGCTGATTCTGGCCGCATTGGCCAAGACCAGAAACTATTACATCGCAGGCTTGGTACCGCTGTTTCCGACCTTTGCGCTGATCGCTCATTACATCGTCGGCAAGGGCCGCTCGGTCGAGGATTTGAAGACCACTATCGTGTTTGGGATGTGGTCGATCATTCCGTACTTTGTGTACCTGGCGACGTTGTACGTGATGGTCGACCGGATGCGGCTGGAGGCTTCACTGGCCGTGGCAGCGGTGGCCTGGTTGATGGCAGCCACCGTACTCGTAAGCCTCTGGGTACGCCTCCACACCTGA
- a CDS encoding amino acid ABC transporter permease, producing MNYNWDWGVFFKSTGVGSETYLDWYIAGLGWTIAIAVVAWIIALLLGSILGVMRTVPNRIVSGIATCYVELFRNVPLLVQLFIWYFLVPDLLPQNLQDWYKQDLNPTTSAYLSVVVCLGLFTAARVCEQVRTGIQALPRGQESAARAMGFKLPQIYWNVLLPQAYRIIIPPLTSEFLNVFKNSSVASLIGLMELLAQTKQTAEFSANLFEAFTLATLIYFTLNMSLMLLMRVVEKKVAVPGLISVGGK from the coding sequence ATGAATTACAACTGGGACTGGGGCGTGTTCTTCAAGTCCACTGGCGTTGGCAGCGAGACTTATCTCGACTGGTACATCGCCGGCCTGGGCTGGACCATCGCCATCGCTGTCGTGGCATGGATTATCGCCTTGCTGCTGGGCTCCATTCTGGGGGTCATGCGCACCGTGCCAAACCGCATCGTATCGGGCATCGCGACCTGCTACGTGGAACTGTTTCGTAACGTGCCGCTGCTGGTTCAGCTGTTTATCTGGTACTTCCTCGTACCCGACCTGCTGCCGCAGAACCTGCAGGACTGGTACAAGCAAGACCTGAACCCGACCACCTCGGCCTACCTGAGCGTCGTCGTGTGCCTGGGCCTGTTCACCGCCGCCCGTGTGTGTGAACAAGTGCGTACCGGCATCCAGGCGCTGCCACGCGGCCAGGAGTCTGCCGCGCGCGCCATGGGCTTCAAGCTGCCGCAGATCTACTGGAACGTGCTGCTGCCGCAGGCATACCGCATCATCATTCCGCCGCTTACCTCCGAATTCCTCAACGTGTTCAAGAACTCCTCCGTGGCGTCCTTGATCGGCCTGATGGAACTGCTGGCACAAACCAAGCAGACCGCCGAGTTCTCGGCCAACCTGTTTGAAGCCTTCACCCTGGCCACGCTGATCTACTTCACCCTGAACATGAGCCTGATGCTGCTGATGCGCGTGGTCGAGAAGAAAGTTGCAGTGCCCGGCCTGATCTCCGTGGGGGGTAAATAA